The stretch of DNA ACGGTGTTCGGCTGGATCATCGCCATCGCCACGGCCGGGTACATGCTGCCGTGGGCGATCGCCGCCACGCGCGGCAAGTCCAACACCGGCGCCATCTTCTGGCTCAACCTGCTGTTGGGATGGACGGTCGTGGGCTGGATCATCGCGCTCGTCATGGCCTGCACGTCGCACCAGGTGCTGGGGATCAGGAACCCCCGCTGAGCCGATGAACGACGACGCCCGCCGCCGCGCCGCCCGGTACCGCCTGGAACCGGACGCTGACACGGCGGGTACGGACGAGTCCGAGGACGACTCCCCTCCCCCGCCCCGACGGCGTCCGGAGGACCAGACCCTCTGGGTCGACCAGCAGATCCGTGCCGCGATGGCGCGCGGCGAGTTCGACGACCTGCCGCTCGCCGGGAAGCCTCTCCCCCACATCGACACCGCGGCCGAGCCTGACTGGTGGCTGAAGCGGTTCATCGAGCGCGAGAACATCACGGGCGTGCTGCCCGAGGCGCTGCAGTTGCGCAAGGACGACGAGGTGCTGCGCGACGAGCTCGACGGGCTCAGGTCGGAGCGCGCGGTGCGCGAGGCCGTGGAGGAGTTCAACCGCCGGATCGTCGCCGCACGACGCCAGCTGCAGGGCGGCCCGCCTGTGGTCACCGCGCTGCGCGACATCGAGGTCGAGGCGGCCGCCTGGCACGAGCGGCGCGCGGCCCGGGCCCGCGAGCGCCTCGCACAGCCCCCGGAGGACCCGGCCGGGCCGGGACCTATTCGAAGGGCGTGGGATCGCCTGCGCCGACGCGGATGACCTCGGCGTAGCCCTCGGAGAGGTCGACGACCGTGGTGGGCTGCGGGAGGATCTCCTCGCCGGAGTCGACGATCGCGTCCACGCGGTCGCCCAGCTCCTCGCCGATCTGCCAGGCCTGCGTCATCGCCTCGGTCTCGCCCGGGAGGATCAGCGTGGAGCTCAGGATCGGCTCGCCGAGCTCCTCGACGAGCGCGCGGGTGATCCGGTGGTCGGAGATGCGGACGCCGACGGTCTTCTTCTTCGCCTGCAGCAGGCGCTTGGGCACCTCGAGGGTGCCCGGGAGGATGAAGGTGTAGGGGCCGGGGGTCGCGGCCTTGACGGCGCGGAACACGGCGTTGTCCACGTGGACGAACTGGCCCAGCTGGGCGAAGTCGCGGCAGACCAGGGTGAAGTGGTGCTTGTCGTCGAGGTCACGGATGGACCGGATGCGCTGCAGGGCCTCGGCGTTGCCGACCTGCGCGCCGAGGGCGTAGCCCGAATCGGTGGGATAAGCGATCATCCCGCCTCCCCGCAGCAACGCGACCGCTTGTTGGACGGTGCGTTGCTGCGGGTCGACGGGATGAATGTCGAGATAGCGAACCATGTCGCCACCTTAGGCGTCTGTTACGTGAAGAGGCTCACGCCGCCCGGCCCGACCAGCAGAGCGATGACGATGAGCACTGCGCCCATCACGAAGTCGCGCTGGACGAGACGGATGATGCCGAAGATCGCGATGATCACCGCAGCAATCCACAAAATGGTGTCCCACATGGGGGTGACTCCCTTCGTTAGGTTCGACTCCACCTTGCCGTGAGTTGGCGATGTTCGCATGTTGGACGAGTGGGAGTCGTGCACGGCGGCGAACTAGGTTGGAGGGGTGAGCAGCCCGACCCTGGCCGAACGGCGCGAGCGCCAGCTGGCCCACGACCGCGAACGCAGCGAGCACCTGGCAGCCCGGGCGGAGCGCCCGCGGCGCTCCCCTGACGAGCTGCGTGCCCTCGCGTTGCAGGCCTCGACGCGGTTCGCCGACGGAGAGACCGATGCCCTGCTGGCGTGGGTCGCCGAGGAGTTCGGGCACCTGACCGCCGTGGCCTGCTCGATGGCCGACGCCGTGCTGCCGCATGTTCTCGCACGTCACATCCCTTGGGTCGACACGCTCTTCCTCGAGACGGGCTATCACTTCGCCGAGACCGTCGGAACCCGTGACGCGGTCGAGTCGTCGATGCAGCTCACGATCGTCGACGTCATGCCGCGCCAGAGCGTCGCCGAGCAGGACGCCCAGTACGGCGAGCGCCTCTTCGAGCGTGACCCGGCGCTGTGCTGCCAGCTGCGCAAGGTCGAGCCGCTCACCGAGACGCTCGGCGGCTACGAGGCCTGGATCACCGGCGTCCGCCGCGACGACAGCCCGCTGCGCGCCGACACGCCGTTCGTCACGTGGGACGAGAAGAACGGCCTGGTGAAGATCAACCCGCTGGCCGACTGGTCCTTCGACCAGGTCCTCGACTACGCGAACGAGCACGACGTGATCCTCAACCCGCTGCTGAACGACGGCTACCCGTCGATCGGCTGCGCGCCCTGCACGCGCCGTGTGGCGCCCGGTGAGGACCCCCGGGCCGGCCGCTGGGCCGGCCTGGACAAGTCGGAGTGCGGCCTGCACACGTGAGCACCTGCCCCCTCGGCCTGAGGATCGCCGGTCGCCGCGTGGTCGTGGTCGGCGGAGGTCACGTCGCGACCCGCCGCGCCTTCTCCCTCCTCGAGGCCGGCGCCGACGTCCACGTGGTCTCCCCCGCCGTGTCGGACTCCCTTGCCTCGGCGATCGGCCGCGGCACGATCACGTGGCACGAGCGGGCCTACCGCACGGGCGACCTCGACGGTGCCTGGCTGGTGCAGACCGCCACCGACGTCCCGCCGGTCGACGACCTCGTCGCCGACGACGCCGAGGCGGCGCGCATCTTCTGCCTCAAGGGCGGCGACCCGGAGCGCGCCACGGCCTGGACCCCCGCGGTGGCCCGTGTCGACGACATCACGATCGCCGTCAGCGGCGGTGGCGACGCAGGCCGTGCCGCGGCCCTGCGCGACGCGGTGGCCACGGCACTGCAGACCGGCGACCTCCCGCTGCGCCACCGCACCCACGCGAAGGGGCTCGTCGCGCTCGTCGGCGCCGGCCCCGGTGATCCCGGCCTGCTCACCACGCGGGGCCGGCGCCTGCTCGCGGAGGCCGACGTCGTCGTGTTCGACCGCCTCGCCCCGCAGTCCGTCCTGGCCGAGCTCGCCCCCGACGTCGAGGTGATCGACGTCGGCAAGCAGCCCGACCACCACCCCATCCCGCAGGAGCGGATCAACGAGCTCCTCGTCGACCGCGCGCAGCAGGGCAAGGTCGTCGTGCGGCTCAAGGGCGGCGACCCCTACGTCTTCGGCCGCGGTGGCGAGGAGCTTCTCGCGTGCCGCGCGGCCGGGGTCGAGGTCGAGGTGGTCCCCGGGGTCACGTCGGCGATCGCCGTGGCCGCGGCGGCGGGCATCCCCGTCACGCATCGCGGGGTCGCGCGCGGCTTCTCGGTGCTCACCGGGCACGAGGCCGTCGGCGAGCTGCCGCGCCGCGGCGACCACACCCTGGTGCTCCTGATGGGCGTCAAGCGGCTGCGTAGCACGGCCGAGGAGCTCATTGCGGCGGGGCACGACCCGCACACGCCCGCTGCCGTCGTCGAGCGCGGCTTCGCCCCCGACCAGCGCACCACGATCGCCACCCTCGGCACGATCGCCGACCGCGCCGCCCACGCGCAGGCCCCGGCCATCACCGTGATCGGCGACGTCGTCAGCCTCGCTGCCGCAACCACCGGTTCAGTCGCCGCTCTCCCGACCTCATGACCAGACCGTGCGCCAGCACGAACGCCGGGCGCAGCACCCGCTCCGAGCGCAGCATCCACGGCGCGGTGGTGTCCACGTGCCAGTCGATGGTCAGCAGGGTCCGCCCGGCGCGGCCCGGCGCGAAGTCGAGGTGGGCCGACCCGTCGAGGTCGCCGCGCGAGCGGAACCGCATCGTGGTGGTGGGCTGCAGGTCGAGGTCGTGCACCGTGAAGCGCAGCCGGTAGCCGAAGGCGCTGCGCGCGACGAGATCGATCTCCTCGCCGCGGTGGGCGGTCACGCTCACCGCGTCCCACCACGGCAGCGGGTCGTCCTGCTCCAGGAACTGCTCCAGGGTGCGCCAGAGCCGCTCGGGCGGCTCCGCGACGTCCCAGACCGACCGGAACTCGTATGCACGATCGCTCATCAGACCGTGTCGCTGCCGGGATTCGGGCACGAGGCGGGTTTCAATGGGATCAGCCCCGCGCGGTATGAGCGCACGGGGCTCTCACCTTCCCCGGGTGCGGCGCAGCCACCACAGGCCGACGAAGGGCAGCACGAGCGGGATGAAGCCGTAGCCGGCACCGAAGCCCGACCACACCGTCTGGTCGGGGAACAGCTCGGAGTCCAGAATGCTCAGCAGGCCGACACCGAGCACGCCGACCAGCTCGAAGCCGATCGCCGCGGTGGCGACCCGGCGGTTGCCGGTGGCCAGCGCCCACGTCGCGATCCCGTAGACCACACCCGCGACGGCCGACAGCGCGTAGGCGACCGGGGCCTCGTCGGCCTTCGTCACGAGCTGGTAGACCGACCGCGCCGTGGCGGCCACGGCGAAGACGGCGTAGACCGCCACGAGGGCGCGTCCGAACCCGTGTTGTGTGTCGGTGTCGTGCTCAGCCATGTCCCACCCAGATCTGGTGCGTACGGATCAGCATGACCGACACCGTGAACATCGCCACCGCGACCACGCCGGTGCCCCAGCGGGTCTTGTCGCCGATCCCCCACAGCACCGAGGCGGGCGGGATGAGCACGGTGGTCGCCAGGTACGACACGTACAGCGCCTTCTCGACGTCGCGGTCGGTGCCGGTGACGGCCACGATCCCCCAGACGAGGCAGGCCAGGAGCAGGACCTCGACCACCGCGACGGAGTAGAACAGCGGGTTGCTGAAGCGGTACGACCTCGCCGTGTGCCAGCCCGCGAACACGGCGGCGGCGAGGGCGGCGGCGGAGGTCACGTAGACCAGGGCGTCAGGCATGTCAGACGTGAGTCTTTCACGCTGGCAGGATGGTCGGGTGAGCACCCCGGTCGTCCTGATCTCGCCCGCGATGGCGGTCCCCTCGTCCTTCTACGGCCCCCTCGAGGCGGCATTCCGCGAACGCGGCTGGGAGGCGCGCACCCTGCCCCGGCGCGGCTTCGAGCGCGACCTTCCGCGCGCGTCGCGTCGCCACGACTGGTCGTACGCCGACGAGATCGCCGACACCCAGGCCGCCATCGATGCGGCCCGGATCGAGCATCCCGACCGGCCGGTCGTGCTGTTCGGACACAGCCTGGGCGGCCAGCTCGGCGGCGCGGTCCAGATCGGCCCCCGTCCGGCCGACGCGATGGTGCTCGTGGGCGTGTCCCTCCCCCACTTCCGCCACTACCCCCGGATCGGGCTGCCGCTCGCGGCGATGGCGCTCACGGTGCCGGTGGTCGGCCTCGTCCGGGGATACGTGCCGAAGCCGTGGTTCGGCGGTCCCGGTGCGCGCACGCTAATGCGCGAGTGGGCACGCGTCGTCCGCACCGGTCGCCCGCCCTACCCGGTGCAGCGCCGCATCACGCTGCCGACGCTGGCCGTGCACCTGGCCGGCGACGGCTTCTCCATCGAGGCGGCCGCCCACCGGTTCGAGCGGACACTTGTCGACAAGTCGGCCCTGACGAGCTGGGAGTACACCCGCGACCTCGTGCCCGAGGGCGGCTCCACCCACCACGTGCTGTGGGCGAAGCACCCCGGACCCGTCGTCGACCGCGTGGTGCGATGGTGGACCGATCAGGCGAACGCCTCGATCGGCGGGCAGGAGCAGACCAGGTTCCGGTCGCCGTAGGCGTTGTCGATCCGACCCACCGGCGGCCAGTACTTGTCCTGCGTCGTGCCAGCCGGGAACACGCCCTCGGCGACGGGGTACGGGTGCGTCCAGTCCACCAGCTCGTGAGCGGCGTGCGGGGCGCTGACCAGCGGGTTGTCCGTGGCGTCGTACTCCCCCGCCGCGACCCGGTCGATCTCGGAGCGGATCGCCAGCATCGCCTCGCAGAAGCGGTCGAGCTCGGCCAGGTCCTCGGACTCGGTCGGCTCCACCATGAGCGTGCCGGCCACCGGGAAGCTCATGGTCGGCGCATGGAACCCGTAGTCGATGAGCCGCTTGGCGACGTCGTCGATGCTCAGTCCCGCGTTCTTCGTGATCTCGCGCAGGTCGAGGATGCACTCGTGGGCCACGAGGCCGTGGTCGCCCGAGTAGAGCACCGGGAACGCCTCGCCGAGCCGCGCAGCCACGTAGTTGGCCGCGAGCACGGCCACCGACGTGGCGTCGGTGAGGCCGTCGGCGCCCATCATCGCCACGTACGCGAACGGGATCGGCAGGATGCCAGCCGAGCCGTACGGAGCGGCGCTGATGGTGCCCGCGGCCTGCCGGCGGTCGGCGTCGGGGTGGAAGGGGTGCTTGGGCAGGAACGGCACGAGGTGCTCGCCCACGGCCACCGGGCCGACACCCGGTCCACCGCCACCGTGCGGGATGCAGAAGGTCTTGTGCAGGTTCAGGTGTGACACGTCGCCGCCGAAGTCGCCGGGGCGGGCGTGGCCCAGCAGCGCGTTGAGGTTGGCGCCGTCGACGTACACCTGGCCGCCGTGCTCGTGGACGATGTCGCACAGCTCGCTGATGCCGTGCTCGTACACGCCGTGCGTCGAGGGGTAGGTCACCATGATGGCGGCGAGGTCGTCGGCGTGGGTCTCGCACTGCGCACGGAGGTCGTCGAGGTCGACCTCCCCCGCGTCGGTGGCCTTGACGATCACGACGCGCATGCCCGCCATCACGGCCGAGGCTGCGTTGGTGCCGTGCGCCGAGCTGGGGATGAGGCAGACGTCGCGCGCCTCCTCGCCGCGGCTGCGGTGGTACTCGCGAATGGCCAGCAGGCCGGCGAACTCGCCCTGCGAGCCGGCGTTGGGCTGCACCGAGACGGCGGCGTAGCCCGTGACGGTGGCCAGCCACGACTCCAAGGTCTCGACCAGCTCGATCATGCCCGCGGCGTCCTGCGCCGGGACGAACGGGTGCAGGTCGGCGAAGCCGGGCCAGCTGATCGGCTCCATCTCGGTGGTGGAGTTGAGCTTCATCGTGCAGCTGCCCAGCGGGATCATGCCGCGGTCGAGTGCGTAGTCACGGTCGCTGAGCCGGCGCAGGTAGCGCAGCATCTGGGTCTCGCTGCGGTGCTCCACGAACACCGGGTGGGTCAGGATCTCGTCGTCGCGCAGCCAGGCCGGCTCGAGCGAGGCGTCGGCCTCGTCGGGCAGGCTCCCGGCGCCGAACGCCGCGAGCACGGCCTCGAGGTGCGCGTCGGTCGAGGGCTCGGAGACGGCGATGCCGACGCGGTCGTCGTCGAAGCGCCACAGGTGGATCTCGGACTCGCGCGCCGCGGCGACGACCTCGGCGGCCCGCCCCGGCACGACGGCCGTGACGGTGTCGAAGAAGCGGTCGGATGCGACCTCGACGCCCGCGGCACGCAGGCCGGCGGCCAGGTGCGACGCGCGGCCGTTCACCTGCGTCGCGATCTCGCGGAGGCCCTCGGCGCCGTGGTAGACCGCGTACATCGCAGCCGTGACCGCCAGCAGCACCTGGGCGGTGCAGATGTTGGACGTGGCCTTCTCGCGGCGGATGTGCTGCTCCCGCGTCTGCAGCGCGAGGCGGTAGGCCGGACGTCCGGCCGAGTCCACCGAGACGCCCACGAGGCGGCCGGGCAGGTGGCGCTCGAGCCCAGAGCGCACCGCCATGAAGCCGGCGTGTGGGCCGCCGTAGAACATCGGGACGCCGAAGCGCTGGGTCGAGCCCACCACCACGTCGGCGCCGAGGCTGCCCGGCGAGCGCAGCAGGACCTGGGCCAGCGGGTCGGTGACGACCACGGCGAGCGCCCCGGCCGCCTTGACCGCGTCGATCACGGGCGCCAGGTCGATGACCGTGCCGTCGGCACGCTGGTAGGCGATGATGACGCCACTGAAGTCGCCCTCGGGCAGGCCCTCGCGCAGGTCGGCCTCCACGAGCGGCAGCCCGACCGCCTCGGCCCGCGTGTGCAGGACGGCGAGGGTCTGGGGCAGGAGTCCGTCGTCGACCACGACCGGCAGGTCGGTGCGCTTGCGATCGGCACGGCGCACGAGGGTGAGCGCCTCGGCCGCGGCGGTGCCCTCGTCGAGCAGCGACGCGTTCGCGGTGGGCAGACCGGCGAGGTCCTCCACCATCGTCTGGAACGCGAGCAGCGCCTCGAGGCGGCCCTGGGAGATCTCGGGCTGGTAGGGCGTGTATGCGGTGTACCAGGCGGGGTCCTCCAGCACGTTGCGGCGAATGACCGCCGGGGTCGTGGTGGGGTGGTAGCCCAGGCCGATCATCGAGACGCCCGGGGTGTTGCGGTCGGCCAGCTCACGCAGGCGAGCGGTGGCCTCGGTCTCGCTGGCGGCCGCCGGCAGTCCGTCGAGGACCGAGCGGATGCCCGACGGCACCGCGGCCTGCATCAGGGCGTCGAGGCTGTCGTAGCCCAGCCGCTGCAGCATCGCGGCCTGGTCGGACGCGCGCGGACCGATGTGACGGTCGACGAAGCGGGTGGCGGGCTGGCGGGCGGACTGGGGCGTGGGGACCGACTGCGACATGGGCGGGGCTCCGAGGGCTCGACGACAAGGCCCTCCCCCTCTGTCGTCGTGCCGGTGGCACGCCTTCAGAGTCGCCTGTGACGTACGGTCCTGTGGCCTGAGAGGTTCCGGGGAGGAATTGCCCCTTCGGCGCCCTGGGACGGGACTCTCCCGTACGGGTCGAACGGCGTGACCAGCCTACCCCGAGCGATGTCGGGGCGGGGCGGAGCGTCCGTCAGTTGGCCTTGCGGGCGCGGCGCTGCGACAGCTCGTCGCCGGCGACCGGGACGTCGGCCTCGGCGCGCTCGGTGGGCAGCTCGTGGAGCGAGCCCTCGATCTCCTTCCACACACCGCCGATGGCGATGCCGAAGACGCCCTGACCGCCCTGGAGCAGGTCGACGATCTCGGTGGCGGAGCGGCACTCGTAGACGCTGGCGCCGTCGCTCATGAGGGTGACCTGCGTGAGGTCTTCGGTGCCGCGCTCGCGGAGGTGGTCGATCGCGGTGCGGATCTGCTGGAGCGAGACACCGGCGTCGAGGAGACGCTTGATGATCTTGAGCAGCAGGATGTCCTTGAAGGAGTACAGGCGCGCGGTGCCCGAGCCGGTGGCCGAGCGGACCGTGGGCTCGACCAGGCCGGTGCGGGCCCAGTAGTCGAGCTGGCGGTAGGTGATGCCGGCGGCGTTGCACGCGGTCGGACCGCGGAACCCCGTGTCCTGGGGCATGGGCGCGAGGTCGTCGTCGAACAGCAGGCCCTGGGCGCTGGCGTGTGCCTGCGCCTCCGCTGCCTCGTCACGAGGTTCGATCATGTTCACGCCTTCCTGGCGGCCGGTGGACCGGCCTCCCACAACAAGAGAACCACACCACTGTGGTCTTGCGTACCCTCAAGTTAGACGTGAGAGTCTCTCGACGCACGCACCGCCGCGCGTGTCGGCGGGTAAAAAGTCTCAACCCTCACTTGAAGGCTTCTCGAAGTCCTCGGGATCGACGTGGTCGAGGAACTCACGGAACTGCTCGACCTGCTCGTCCTCGTCGGGCGTCTGCGCGAAGCCGGCGACGTCGAGGACGTCCTCGGCACACACCACCCGGACTCCCGTGCGCAGGGCCAGCGCGATCGAGTCGGACGGGCGGGCGTCGACCACCGCTCCCCCGGCGAAGGCCAGCTCGGCGTAGAAGACGCCGTCGCGCACGTCGACGATCCGCACCTCGGTCAGCTCGTCGCCGAGGCCCTCGATGATCGAGGCCATCAGGGCGTGCGTCGGAGGCCGCGGGGCCACGGTGCCCTGCTGGGCGAACGCGATGGCCGAGGCCTCGATCGCGCCGACCCAGATCGGCAGGTAGCGCGTGCCCTCGCGTTCGCGCAGCAGGACCAGCGGCTGGTTGGTGGGCATCTCCACCCGGACTCCGACGATGTCGAGTTCGCGCACGGCGACCTCCCCGTCAGGAACGCAGGCCGGCGCGCACGAGCACCGTGTGCAGGCGCACGGTGAGCGCGGCCAGCTCGGCGAGGGTGGCGGCGGCACCGGACTGCTGGCGGGTGGCCGGCGGGACGACCTGGTCGAGCAGGCCCAGCTCGCGGTCGGCGGCGCTGCGGAAGCCGCGCAGGTGCCGCGGCTCGAGACCCAGCTCGGCCAGCTGGCCCACGAGGGACGCGACGACGAGGTCGTCGGTGTCGTAGTACCGCTGGTTGGGGCGGCGACGGATCAGCTCGAACTCCTCGACCTGGTCGAGGGTCTGCGCGTCGATCCCGGCGGCGTCCATCAGCTCCTCGCGGGTCATGCGGGTGGCCCCGCCGCCCTCGGTGACCGACTGCGGCGTGGGCGTGCCGTCGGCGGCGAGCGTCACCTGCGGCACGCGCAGGGTGGCGCGCAGCTCGGTGTCGGGCACCTCGCCGGAGTCCATCTGGTCGAGGACCTGCCGGATGTGGCTCAGCGGCCAGTACCGGTCCTTCTGCATGCGCAGCACGAATCGCAGCCGCTCGACGTCGCCGTAGCTGAACTTGCGGTAGCCCGAGGGCGTGCGGCGCGGCTCGACGAGACCCTGCTCGTCGTAGTAGCGGATGCGGCTCTGCGAGATGTCGGGGAACTCGCCGGAGAGCTCGGCGATCACCTGGGAGATGCCGAGCAGCGGTTCGCGCCCGGCCTCACTCGTGGTCACTGACCACCTTCGGAGGCCACGGTGCCGGGAAAGTAGATGAGGCGGTACTTGCCGAGCTGGACCTCGTCGCCGCCCGCGAGCGGGATGTCCCCGTCGATCCGGTCGCGGTTGACGTAGGTGCCGTTCAGGCTGCCCAGGTCGGTGACGACGTACCCGCTCCCGCGGCGCGAGAAGGTCGCGTGACGGCGGGAGACGCTGATGTCGTCGAGGAAGATGTCGCTCGAGGGGTGGCGGCCGGCCGAGACGACGTCCTGGTCGAGCAGGAAGCGCGAGCCGGCGTCGGGGCCGCGCTGCACGAGGAGCATCGCGTTGCCGACCTGCAGGTTCTCGACCGCGAACACGTCGCCGGCCGACATCTCCTCGGTGTCGGCGTCGATGACCGGGATGAAGTTCGTCTCATCGAAACCGTCCGGCGTCGTCACCGCGATCAACTCCGTCTCAAGTAGAGCTTGAAGGTTTGCTCAAGTGGGGGTTCAAAGTTCCTTCGACCCCAAACCTAACACCCGCGACCCGACCGGTCAGCCGGTCACCAGAGCCGAGTACGCCTCGGCCGTGAGCAGGCCCGACGTGACGTCGTCCTCGCTCGTGCGGACCTTCAGGAGCCACCCCTCGCCGTAGGGATCGGAGTTGATCACCTCGGGGGTCGCCTCGAGCGCGTCGTTGCGGGCGATGACCTCGCCGGAGACCGGCGTGAAGACGTCGGAGACCGACTTGGTGGACTCCAGCTCGCCGACGACGGTGCCGCCGTCCACGGACTCGCCCTCGGCGGGCAGGTCGACGTACACGATGTCGCCGAGCTGGTCCTGCGCGAAGTCGGTGATGCCGATGATGGCGACGTCGCCCTCGACGCGCACCCACTCGTGCTCGGCGCTGTAGAACAGGTCCTCAGGAATCATGCTCGTCCTCCATCTTCAGGCGATCAGTCGTTCGCGGGTCGAGCGTACTGGGGCTCGGGGGCGTCAGCCACAGCGGTCACACGCAGGCGCTGGCGCTTCTCGACCGAGACGTCTCCCCCGCGGCTCTCGACGCGATCGGCGAGCCCGCCGCGGAAGGTGACGGCGTCGGCGAGCGTCTCGGGGTCGCCGATCACCTCCATCACGTACGGGGGCTTGAGCACGCGGCCGCTGACGCGGCCCCCGGCGTCGTCGTCGAGGAACCAGGTCTGGGCCACCACGCGGGCCACGCCGTTCAGGGCGATGACCTCGGCGCCGGCGTCACGCATCTCCTGCACCGCGTCGAGCAGGACCGAGGCCGTGACCGCGCCCGCCGGGGCGGTGATCGAGATCTCGATGCCCGATCCCTCGGCACCGACGGTGCCGGCGAGAATCGCCAGGGAGTTGGCGCGCTCGACCGCGGCCTTGCGGGCCTCGGCGGAGCTCTCGCTGGAGTCGCGCAGGTCGTCGCGGGACCCACGCAGGGTCTCGATCTGCTGCGACAGCCGCGTGTTGGTCGCGTCGAGCGACTTGAGCAGCTCGGCCAGCTCGACGCCACGCACCCCGCTGAAGTCGTCGGTCTCGTCGTCCTGGCTCCACTGCACCGTCATGGTGAAGGCCAGCAGGCCCACGAGGAGCGCCACGATCCAGGCCGAGCGGCTGCGGAGGTCACGCATGGAAGATCAGCCTGCGGATGGCGGCGGAGTTGGCGAAGATCCGGATGCCCAGGACGACGATGACGCCGGTGGACAGCTGCGAGCCCACGCCCAGCTGGTCGCCCAGGAACACCATGAGCGACGCGATGGCCACGTTCGACACGAAGGAGACCACGAAGACGCGGTCGTCGAAGCGACCCTCGAGGAACGCGCGCGCGGCTCCGAGCACGGCGTCGAGCGCGGCGATGATGGCGATCGGCACGTACGGCTGGAGCGCGGTGGGCACCGTGGGCTGCAGCACGAGGCCGATCGTGACACCCACCACGAGACCGATGACCGGGATCACGAAGCGCTCCTCCTCAGGGGTTCGGCCGAGACCCTCAGCCGCGACTCAGGCGCAGCGGGCAGCTCGACATCGTCTGATCCTCGCACGGCGAACCTGATGCCATCGGCTTCGGCACGCGCGGCCAGGTAGCGGCCCGACGGCCCCTGCTCCCACTGGTT from Aeromicrobium phoceense encodes:
- a CDS encoding bifunctional nuclease domain-containing protein; protein product: MRELDIVGVRVEMPTNQPLVLLREREGTRYLPIWVGAIEASAIAFAQQGTVAPRPPTHALMASIIEGLGDELTEVRIVDVRDGVFYAELAFAGGAVVDARPSDSIALALRTGVRVVCAEDVLDVAGFAQTPDEDEQVEQFREFLDHVDPEDFEKPSSEG
- a CDS encoding MerR family transcriptional regulator, with amino-acid sequence MTTSEAGREPLLGISQVIAELSGEFPDISQSRIRYYDEQGLVEPRRTPSGYRKFSYGDVERLRFVLRMQKDRYWPLSHIRQVLDQMDSGEVPDTELRATLRVPQVTLAADGTPTPQSVTEGGGATRMTREELMDAAGIDAQTLDQVEEFELIRRRPNQRYYDTDDLVVASLVGQLAELGLEPRHLRGFRSAADRELGLLDQVVPPATRQQSGAAATLAELAALTVRLHTVLVRAGLRS
- a CDS encoding FHA domain-containing protein — protein: MPVIDADTEEMSAGDVFAVENLQVGNAMLLVQRGPDAGSRFLLDQDVVSAGRHPSSDIFLDDISVSRRHATFSRRGSGYVVTDLGSLNGTYVNRDRIDGDIPLAGGDEVQLGKYRLIYFPGTVASEGGQ
- the gcvH gene encoding glycine cleavage system protein GcvH, which translates into the protein MIPEDLFYSAEHEWVRVEGDVAIIGITDFAQDQLGDIVYVDLPAEGESVDGGTVVGELESTKSVSDVFTPVSGEVIARNDALEATPEVINSDPYGEGWLLKVRTSEDDVTSGLLTAEAYSALVTG
- a CDS encoding DUF881 domain-containing protein → MRDLRSRSAWIVALLVGLLAFTMTVQWSQDDETDDFSGVRGVELAELLKSLDATNTRLSQQIETLRGSRDDLRDSSESSAEARKAAVERANSLAILAGTVGAEGSGIEISITAPAGAVTASVLLDAVQEMRDAGAEVIALNGVARVVAQTWFLDDDAGGRVSGRVLKPPYVMEVIGDPETLADAVTFRGGLADRVESRGGDVSVEKRQRLRVTAVADAPEPQYARPAND
- a CDS encoding small basic family protein translates to MIPVIGLVVGVTIGLVLQPTVPTALQPYVPIAIIAALDAVLGAARAFLEGRFDDRVFVVSFVSNVAIASLMVFLGDQLGVGSQLSTGVIVVLGIRIFANSAAIRRLIFHA